A DNA window from Micromonas commoda chromosome 17, complete sequence contains the following coding sequences:
- a CDS encoding Drug/Metabolite transporter superfamily (phosphate:phosphoenolpyruvate translocator) — translation MASVYTLSVIAAWYLSNVCVILLNKYLLSNYGFRYPVFLTMMHMLMCALLSMAAHASGVVRKQAIKGRTHAIKIAVLAVVFVVSVVCGNISLRFIPVSFNQAIGAITPFFSALLSLLITRRKESTKTYITLVPIVLGIIIASKAEPQFHSVGFVTCLSAAFARALKGVLQGLLLTNDDEKLDSNNLLMYMSPVALFVLVASTIFMEPDAFGIFYQNCLNSSRFVFILTLNCILAFNVNLTNFLVTKCTSPLTLQVLGNAKGAVAVVASIIVFRNPVSSFAIVGYGITIAGLVTYSNANRRGKKAARL, via the exons ATGGCATCGGTTTACACCTTGAGTGTGATAGCGGCGTGGTACTTAAGCAACGTCTGCGTCATCCTCTTGAACAAGTACCTCCTGTCCAACTACGGATTCCGATATCCCGTCTTTCTCACGATGATGCACATG CTCATGTGCGCTTTACTTTCCATGGCAGCCCACGCGTCCGGGGTTGTGCGGAAACAGGCGATCAAGGGCAGGACACACGCGATCAAGAttgccgtcctcgccgtagTCTTTGTCGTGTCGGTGGTTTGCGGCAACATCTCGCTTCGATTCATCCCGGTGTCGTTCAACCAGGCAATTGGCGCTATCACACCGTTTTTTTCTGCGCTACTGTCCTTGCTAATCACGCGGCGCAAGGAGAGCACAAAGACCTACATAACCTTAGTACCGATTGTCCTTGGGATCATAATCGCGTCGAAGGCTGAGCCGCAGTTCCACTCCGTTGGTTTTGTGACTTGCCTCTCGGCTGCTTTCGCGAGGGCTCTGAAGGGTGTGCTGCAGGGTTTGCTGCTGACGAATGACGATGAGAAATTGGACTCGAACAACCTGCTAATGTACATGTCCCCGGTGGCGCTGTTCGTGCTCGTCGCCAGCACCATTTTCATGGAGCCGGATGCATTCGGCATTTTTTACCAAAACTGCCTCAACTCTTCAAGATTCGTCTTTATACTGACGCTCAACTGCATCCTGGCCTTCAATGTGAATCTAACAAATTTTTTGGTTACCAAGTGCACAAGTCCACTCACATTGCAGGTGTTGGGAAACGCAAAGGGCGCGGTCGCAGTGGTGGCGTCTATCATCGTGTTTCGGAACCCCGTCTCAAGCTTCGCCATTGTTGGTTATGGCATCACGATCGCCGGGTTGGTGACGTACTCAAATGCGAACAGACGGGGGAAGAAGGCGGCCAGATTGTGA